One stretch of Lemur catta isolate mLemCat1 chromosome 2, mLemCat1.pri, whole genome shotgun sequence DNA includes these proteins:
- the CCZ1 gene encoding vacuolar fusion protein CCZ1 homolog isoform X1 — protein MAAAAAGAGAGAWAAQEKQFPPALLSFFIYNPRFGPREGEEENKILFYHPNEVEKNEKIRNVGLCEAIVQFTRTFSPSKPAKSLHTQKNRQFFNEPEENFWMVMVVRNPIIEKQSKDGKPVVEYQEEELLDKVYSSVLQQCYSMYKLFNGTFLKAMEDGGVKLLKERLEKFFHRYLQTLHLQSCDLLDIFGGISFFPLDKMTYLKIQSFINRMEESLNIVKYTAFLYNDQLIWSGLEQDDMRILYKYLTTSLFPRHIEPELAGRDSPIRAEMPGNLQHYGRFLTGPLNLNDPEAKCRFPKIFVNTDDTYEELHLIVYKAMSAAVCFMIDASIQLTLDFCRRLDSIVGPQLTVLASDICEQFNINKRMSGSEKEPQFKFIYFNHMNLAEKSTIHMRKTPSVSLTSVHPDLMKILGDINSDFTRVDEDEEIIVKAMSDYWVVGKKSDQRELYVILNQKNANLIEVNEEVKKLCATQFNNIFFLD, from the exons ATGGCTGCAGCGGCGgccggggcaggggccggggcttGGGCGGCCCAGGAGAAGCAGTTCCCGCCGGCGTTGCTGAGCTTCTTCATCTACAACCCGCGCTTCGGGCCGCGGGAGGGAGAG gaggaaaataaaattttgttttatcatccaaatgaagtagaaaagaatgaaaaaattagaaatgtcggATTATGTGAAGCTATTGTACAGTTTACCAG gACCTTTAGCCCATCAAAACCTGCAAAATCTTTACATACACAGAAGAATAGACAGTTCTTCAATGAACCAGAAGAAAATTTCTGGATGGTCATG GTTGTTCGGAATCCTATAATTGAAAAGCAAAGTAAAGATGGAAAACCAGTCGTTGAATACCAAGAGGAGGAGTTGTTg GACAAGGTTTATAGTTCAGTACTACAACAGTGCTACAGCATGTACAAG ctttttaaTGGTACGTTTTTGAAAGCCATGGAAGATGGAGGTGTCAAGCTTCTAAAAGAAAGATTAGAGAAATTCTTCCATCGG tatTTGCAAACGTTGCATTTGCAGTCATGCGACCTACTTGACATTTTTGGTGGAATCAGCTTCTTCCCattggataaaatgacttatttgaaAATCCAGTCCTTTATTAATAGAATGGAGGAAAGCCTGAATATAGTCAAATACACTGCATTTCTCTATAATGATCAACTCATCTG GAGTGGATTAGAACAAGATGATATgagaattttatacaaataccTCACCACCTCTCTTTTTCCAAGGCACATCGAACCTGAG TTGGCAGGAAGGGATTCTCCGATAAGGGCAGAAATGCCAGGAAATCTTCAACACTACGGAAG ATTTCTTACTGGACCTTTGAACCTTAATGATCCAGAAGCAAAATGCAGATTCCCCaaaatttttgtaaatacagatgacacTTATGAAGAGCTCCATTTAATTGTTTATAAG GCCATGAGTGCGGCCGTGTGCTTTATGATTGATG cCTCTATCCAGCTGACATTGGACTTTTGCCGGAGACTGGACAGCATTGTTGGGCCCCAGCTCACAGTACTGGCTTCTGACATTTGTGAGCAATTCAACATCAACAAAAGGATGTCTGG GTCTGAAAAGGAACCCCAGTTTAAATTTATCTACTTCAACCATATGAATTTAGCAGAGAAAAGTACAATTCACATGAGGAAAACACCGAGCGTATCACTTACGTCTGTTCATCCAGATTTAATGAAGATTCTAGGTGACATCAACAGTGATTTTACTAG AGTAGACGAAGATGAAGAAATCATCGTGAAAGCCATGAGTGATTACTGGGTTGTTGGGAAAAAGTCGGATCAGCGGGAGCTGTAtgttattttgaatcaaaaaaaCGCAAACCTCATTGAAGTAAACG AAGAAGTAAAGAAACTTTGTGCAACGCAGTTCAATAACATATTCTTCTTGGATTGA
- the CCZ1 gene encoding vacuolar fusion protein CCZ1 homolog isoform X2, with the protein MVMVVRNPIIEKQSKDGKPVVEYQEEELLDKVYSSVLQQCYSMYKLFNGTFLKAMEDGGVKLLKERLEKFFHRYLQTLHLQSCDLLDIFGGISFFPLDKMTYLKIQSFINRMEESLNIVKYTAFLYNDQLIWSGLEQDDMRILYKYLTTSLFPRHIEPELAGRDSPIRAEMPGNLQHYGRFLTGPLNLNDPEAKCRFPKIFVNTDDTYEELHLIVYKAMSAAVCFMIDASIQLTLDFCRRLDSIVGPQLTVLASDICEQFNINKRMSGSEKEPQFKFIYFNHMNLAEKSTIHMRKTPSVSLTSVHPDLMKILGDINSDFTRVDEDEEIIVKAMSDYWVVGKKSDQRELYVILNQKNANLIEVNEEVKKLCATQFNNIFFLD; encoded by the exons ATGGTCATG GTTGTTCGGAATCCTATAATTGAAAAGCAAAGTAAAGATGGAAAACCAGTCGTTGAATACCAAGAGGAGGAGTTGTTg GACAAGGTTTATAGTTCAGTACTACAACAGTGCTACAGCATGTACAAG ctttttaaTGGTACGTTTTTGAAAGCCATGGAAGATGGAGGTGTCAAGCTTCTAAAAGAAAGATTAGAGAAATTCTTCCATCGG tatTTGCAAACGTTGCATTTGCAGTCATGCGACCTACTTGACATTTTTGGTGGAATCAGCTTCTTCCCattggataaaatgacttatttgaaAATCCAGTCCTTTATTAATAGAATGGAGGAAAGCCTGAATATAGTCAAATACACTGCATTTCTCTATAATGATCAACTCATCTG GAGTGGATTAGAACAAGATGATATgagaattttatacaaataccTCACCACCTCTCTTTTTCCAAGGCACATCGAACCTGAG TTGGCAGGAAGGGATTCTCCGATAAGGGCAGAAATGCCAGGAAATCTTCAACACTACGGAAG ATTTCTTACTGGACCTTTGAACCTTAATGATCCAGAAGCAAAATGCAGATTCCCCaaaatttttgtaaatacagatgacacTTATGAAGAGCTCCATTTAATTGTTTATAAG GCCATGAGTGCGGCCGTGTGCTTTATGATTGATG cCTCTATCCAGCTGACATTGGACTTTTGCCGGAGACTGGACAGCATTGTTGGGCCCCAGCTCACAGTACTGGCTTCTGACATTTGTGAGCAATTCAACATCAACAAAAGGATGTCTGG GTCTGAAAAGGAACCCCAGTTTAAATTTATCTACTTCAACCATATGAATTTAGCAGAGAAAAGTACAATTCACATGAGGAAAACACCGAGCGTATCACTTACGTCTGTTCATCCAGATTTAATGAAGATTCTAGGTGACATCAACAGTGATTTTACTAG AGTAGACGAAGATGAAGAAATCATCGTGAAAGCCATGAGTGATTACTGGGTTGTTGGGAAAAAGTCGGATCAGCGGGAGCTGTAtgttattttgaatcaaaaaaaCGCAAACCTCATTGAAGTAAACG AAGAAGTAAAGAAACTTTGTGCAACGCAGTTCAATAACATATTCTTCTTGGATTGA